Proteins found in one Cricetulus griseus strain 17A/GY chromosome X, alternate assembly CriGri-PICRH-1.0, whole genome shotgun sequence genomic segment:
- the LOC113837808 gene encoding ELL-associated factor 1-like encodes MNGTANPLLDCLHLGESFEKRPRASFHTIRYDFKPALIDTSCEGELQVGKGDEVTITLPHIPGSTPPMTVFKGNKRPYQKDCVLIINHDTEEYVLEKLSSSIQGKKTRAEGSSKIQARMEQQPTRPPQPSQPPPPPPPVPFRAPTKPPAGPKTSPLKDNPSPEPQLDDIKRELRAEVGIIEQMSSSSGSSSSDSESSSASDDDSSSSGGEDNGPASPPQPSHQQSFNSRPAVANGTSRPQGSSQLMNTLRNDLQLSESGSDSDD; translated from the coding sequence ATGAACGGCACGGCGAACCCGCTGCTGGATTGCCTGCACCTGGGGGAGAGCTTCGAGAAACGGCCACGGGCCTCCTTCCACACTATTCGCTATGACTTTAAGCCAGCATTGATAGATACTTCCTGTGAAGGGGAGCTCCAGGTTGGCAAAGGAGATGAAGTCACAATTACACTGCCACATATCCCTGGGTCCACACCACCCATGACCGTGTTCAAAGGGAACAAACGGCCTTATCAGAAAGACTGTGTGCTCATTATCAATCATGACACTGAGGAGTATGTGCTGGAGAAGCTCAGCAGCAGCATTCAGGGCAAGAAGACGAGAGCTGAGGGGAGCAGTAAAATCCAAGCCCGAATGGAACAGCAGCCCACTCGTCCCCCACAGCCATCACAgccaccacctcctccaccacCTGTGCCATTCCGAGCCCCAACGAAGCCTCCAGCTGGACCCAAAACTTCTCCCTTGAAGGATAACCCCTCACCTGAGCCCCAGCTGGATGACATCAAAAGAGAACTGAGGGCTGAGGTCGGCATCATTGAGCAGATGAGCAGCAGCAGTGGGAGCAGCTCCTCAGACTCTGAGAGCTCCTCCGCAAGTGATGATGACAGCTCCAGCAGCGGAGGAGAGGACAATGGCCCAGCCTCTCCTCCCCAGCCTTCACACCAACAGTCCTTCAACAGCAGGCCTGCAGTGGCCAATGGAACCAGCCGGCCCCAAGGAAGCTCTCAGCTCATGAATACACTCAGAAATGATTTGCAGTTAAGTGAGTCTGGCAGTGACAGTGATGACTAG
- the LOC100764386 gene encoding DDB1- and CUL4-associated factor 12-like protein 1 isoform X2 encodes MQQANTEAPPSPTAQEETPQLAGPSDRSPPTMAPLQTGSRKRKAAEAEEGAGSSSLPGPSTAVAMAMAMEMEMATAEAGQAEGPMLLAKRPRRPMARSSLVHYLKGRALGADGHPGLGGFEGDLRSYGVLRLPELLRERQLSLGPLNKVFASQWLNARQVVCGTKCNTLFVVDVKTDHIMRIPLMRDRVPDLSRGPPSCGIHAVELNPSKTLMATGGENPNSLAIYQLPTLDPVCLGDCQGHRDWIFAIAWMSDTVAVSGSRDGTLALWRVDPDMFNGSIAWHKDAGLPVYAHIRPRDVEAIPKATTNPGNRKVRALAFSNRNQELGAVSLDGYFHLWKARSNLSRLLSLRLPYCRENVCLTYCEDLALYAVGSQSHVSFLDLRQGQQNIPPLCSREGGTGVRSLSVHQHIITVGTGHGSLLFYDIRAQKFLEERSATGPDFFPAPSGRKLKLTCGSGWINQDDLLENYVAGVEDFPNALYTHCYNWPEMKLFVGGGPLASGLHGNYAGLWS; translated from the coding sequence ATGCAGCAGGCCAACACCGAGGCGCCGCCCTCCCCCACCGCGCAGGAGGAGACGCCACAGCTCGCTGGGCCCTCCGACCGCTCGCCGCCCACCATGGCCCCTCTGCAAACAGGTAGCAGGAAGCGGAAAGCCGCTGAGGCAGAGGAGGGCGCGGGGAGCTCTTCGTTGCCAGGCCCGTCCACAGCCGTGGCGATGGCGATGgcgatggagatggagatggcgACAGCCGAGGCAGGCCAAGCCGAGGGGCCGATGCTGCTGGCCAAGAGGCCGCGGCGCCCCATGGCTCGCAGCTCGCTGGTGCACTACCTGAAGGGCCGCGCACTGGGCGCAGACGGCCATCCCGGGCTGGGGGGCTTCGAGGGCGATCTGCGCAGCTACGGGGTCCTCAGGCTGCCCGAGCTGCTGAGGGAGCGCCAGCTGTCCCTCGGGCCCCTCAACAAGGTGTTCGCGTCGCAGTGGCTCAATGCCAGGCAGGTGGTGTGCGGCACCAAGTGCAACACGCTCTTCGTGGTGGATGTCAAGACCGACCACATCATGCGCATTCCGCTGATGCGCGACCGGGTGCCCGACCTGTCCCGCGGCCCGCCCTCCTGTGGCATCCATGCTGTGGAGCTGAATCCCTCCAAGACCCTCATGGCCACTGGAGGGGAAAACCCCAACAGTCTAGCTATATACCAGCTGCCCACGCTGGACCCCGTGTGCCTAGGAGATTGCCAAGGCCACAGGGACTGGATCTTCGCCATCGCATGGATGAGTGACACGGTGGCTGTGAGTGGTTCCCGCGACGGCACCTTGGCACTCTGGCGGGTGGATCCCGACATGTTCAATGGCAGCATTGCTTGGCACAAGGATGCGGGCCTTCCTGTCTATGCTCACATCCGTCCTAGAGATGTGGAGGCCATTCCCAAAGCCACTACCAATCCAGGTAACCGCAAAGTGCGAGCCCTTGcattcagcaacagaaaccagGAGCTGGGAGCTGTGTCTCTGGATGGCTACTTCCACCTGTGGAAAGCCCGGAGCAACCTGTCCAGGCTGCTGTCCCTGAGGCTGCCCTACTGCCGGGAGAACGTGTGTCTCACCTACTGTGAAGATTTGGCCCTGTATGCTGTGGGATCCCAGTCTCATGTTTCATTCCTGGATCTGCGCCAAGGCCAGCAAAACATCCCACCACTGTGCTCCCGAGAGGGAGGCACTGGCGTGCGTTCTCTGAGTGTCCACCAGCACATCATCACCGTGGGCACAGGCCACGGGTCTCTGCTCTTCTATGACATCCGTGCCCAGAAGTTCCTTGAGGAGAGGTCTGCAACCGGTCCAGACTTCTTTCCTGCGCCCTCTGGAAGGAAGCTCAAGCTCACCTGTGGCAGCGGCTGGATCAACCAGGATGACCTCCTAGAGAATTACGTTGCCGGTGTGGAGGATTTCCCCAATGCCCTCTACACTCACTGCTACAACTGGCCAGAGATGAAGCTGTTCGTGGGTGGGGGCCCGCTGGCCTCAGGCCTCCACGGCAACTATGCAGGCCTCTGGAGCTAA